From a region of the Burkholderia sp. HI2500 genome:
- a CDS encoding transcriptional regulator, giving the protein MSNHIIEIRRECLQPARFWAQPKGAEVQEILRRAKLTPQVASEYLGISTNSNGRTVRKWMAEEAPIPYSAWVLLCDAAGFSPFWRIDRDE; this is encoded by the coding sequence ATGAGCAACCACATCATTGAGATTCGGCGCGAGTGCTTGCAGCCGGCGAGATTTTGGGCCCAGCCGAAAGGCGCGGAAGTCCAGGAGATACTTCGCCGGGCCAAGCTGACACCCCAGGTCGCATCGGAATACCTGGGGATCTCGACCAACAGCAACGGGCGCACTGTGCGCAAGTGGATGGCCGAAGAGGCACCGATTCCCTATTCGGCGTGGGTGCTGCTGTGCGATGCGGCCGGCTTCTCGCCATTCTGGCGGATCGACCGAGATGAGTAA
- a CDS encoding DNA methyltransferase produces MDFFYHGDCLDVLPTIPDAVIDFALTDPPYLVNYQDRTGRSIANDVRGDWLEPAFAQVFRVLKDDALCVSFYGWTKTDEFFRAWKKAGFRIVGHIVFAKTYASKARFVKYQHESAYVLAKGSPALPAKPLPDVLPWQYSGNRLHPTEKPLSCMRAVIDAFTQPGDLVLDPFAGSGTTCAAAKQLGRRYVGIELDATYHAAAVARLGRRDAIAA; encoded by the coding sequence ATGGACTTCTTCTATCACGGCGACTGTCTCGACGTTCTCCCCACGATCCCCGATGCGGTGATCGACTTCGCGCTGACCGACCCGCCCTACTTGGTCAACTACCAGGACCGCACCGGCCGCTCGATCGCGAATGACGTGCGCGGCGACTGGCTCGAACCGGCATTCGCACAGGTGTTCCGCGTGCTCAAGGATGACGCGCTTTGCGTGAGCTTCTACGGGTGGACCAAGACCGATGAATTCTTCCGCGCGTGGAAGAAGGCGGGCTTTCGCATCGTCGGGCACATCGTGTTTGCAAAGACCTACGCGTCCAAGGCGCGTTTCGTGAAGTACCAGCACGAATCGGCCTATGTGCTCGCCAAGGGCTCGCCGGCGCTGCCGGCGAAGCCCTTGCCGGACGTGCTGCCGTGGCAGTACTCCGGCAACCGCCTTCACCCCACTGAAAAGCCGCTGTCGTGCATGCGCGCCGTGATCGACGCATTCACTCAGCCGGGCGATCTCGTGCTCGACCCATTCGCCGGCAGCGGCACCACGTGCGCAGCGGCCAAGCAGCTTGGCCGCCGCTATGTCGGCATCGAACTCGACGCGACCTATCACGCGGCCGCCGTCGCTCGACTGGGCCGGCGCGATGCCATCGCGGCTTAA
- a CDS encoding enoyl-ACP reductase encodes MENYLVNALLNAIAETTFGHPVIEQDLPEYTPEEVRVADIAYAMREAFRVGQLVRRN; translated from the coding sequence ATGGAAAACTATTTGGTGAATGCGCTGTTGAATGCGATCGCCGAGACGACCTTTGGTCATCCCGTCATCGAACAGGACCTACCGGAGTACACGCCCGAAGAAGTCCGCGTCGCCGATATCGCATACGCAATGCGAGAAGCCTTTCGCGTCGGCCAGCTCGTGCGGAGGAATTGA
- a CDS encoding DUF6900 domain-containing protein codes for MTHAEFEALLEAIAREHLFISTLEERKSDRLDFHSVAVWTVRAALAAAYEAGRKIGRKPRG; via the coding sequence ATGACGCACGCGGAATTCGAAGCGTTGCTCGAGGCGATCGCGCGCGAGCATCTGTTTATCTCGACCCTCGAGGAACGAAAATCGGATCGTCTCGATTTTCATAGCGTCGCGGTCTGGACCGTTCGCGCAGCGCTCGCAGCTGCATACGAAGCCGGGCGAAAGATCGGTCGCAAACCCCGCGGATAA